One window of Sphingobacteriales bacterium genomic DNA carries:
- a CDS encoding outer membrane beta-barrel protein, which translates to MKNLIFSALVLFNIYVVAQVAPTPPPPPPAPSDVAKPPVPPAAPPSDTTVINVGKTIKVQIVDKNKKAKGEKEELEINVDTDNFELSEEIEAAIREAFKGLENINVDIDIDHNKIEEQLREAQRQMQRAKEELRNQLNRMREQQDLNNEEAQREMEEAEREMEEAQRELEEAQEELQRELEMLQEQELKDRVRVKVRTHPDSEEAVHEIIHKEKKKSRIKTRYILFDMGVSTYLNNGSFNMPDELSNFEQRYGRSLDYNLHAFRQKISFAQNHLNISYGLGFNFSNYSFDNPITLVKNTNPLEVLVNENMDYKKNKLVTTVMNIPLMFGYESNPKKSKKSFRIGAGVYGGLLIGAHTRQKSDEEGNDKVRDDFNLNKLRYGFVGTIGIGPINFYTNYSPQSLFKDNRGPDLQPLNIGISLIPF; encoded by the coding sequence ATGAAAAACCTGATTTTTTCTGCCTTAGTTTTGTTCAACATTTATGTTGTTGCACAGGTTGCCCCAACGCCGCCTCCGCCTCCGCCTGCTCCTTCAGATGTCGCGAAACCCCCTGTTCCTCCTGCCGCTCCTCCTTCAGACACTACGGTGATCAATGTAGGGAAAACCATCAAAGTACAGATTGTGGATAAAAACAAAAAAGCTAAAGGTGAAAAGGAAGAACTTGAAATCAACGTAGATACCGACAACTTTGAACTTAGTGAAGAAATTGAAGCAGCGATTCGGGAAGCCTTTAAAGGTTTGGAAAACATCAATGTGGACATAGATATTGACCATAACAAAATTGAAGAACAACTCCGTGAAGCTCAAAGACAAATGCAACGCGCCAAAGAAGAGCTGAGAAACCAACTCAACAGAATGAGGGAACAACAAGACCTCAATAATGAAGAAGCTCAACGAGAAATGGAAGAAGCCGAGCGCGAAATGGAAGAAGCACAACGCGAACTGGAAGAAGCGCAGGAAGAACTGCAAAGAGAACTCGAGATGTTGCAAGAACAGGAATTAAAAGACAGAGTACGGGTTAAAGTGCGCACCCATCCTGACAGTGAAGAAGCCGTTCACGAGATTATCCATAAAGAGAAGAAAAAAAGCCGCATTAAAACCCGGTATATTTTGTTTGACATGGGCGTAAGCACCTATCTGAATAACGGCTCTTTTAACATGCCGGACGAGTTGAGTAATTTTGAACAGCGTTATGGACGTTCTTTAGATTACAACCTTCATGCTTTCAGACAAAAAATTAGTTTTGCTCAAAACCACCTCAACATTTCTTACGGGCTGGGTTTTAACTTCAGCAATTATAGCTTTGACAACCCGATTACCTTAGTTAAAAATACGAACCCGCTCGAAGTTCTGGTCAATGAAAATATGGACTATAAGAAAAACAAGCTGGTAACTACCGTGATGAATATTCCATTGATGTTCGGCTACGAAAGCAATCCCAAAAAATCTAAAAAATCTTTCAGAATTGGCGCAGGTGTTTATGGCGGCTTGTTAATCGGCGCTCATACCCGTCAAAAAAGCGACGAAGAAGGCAACGACAAAGTCCGGGACGATTTCAACCTCAACAAACTGCGCTACGGATTTGTCGGAACTATCGGAATTGGTCCTATCAATTTTTATACAAACTACTCTCCTCAATCTTTGTTTAAAGACAACAGGGGACCTGATTTGCAACCCCTGAATATCGGCATCAGCCTCATACCATTCTAA
- a CDS encoding RNA polymerase sigma factor, with the protein MTTKEYNNCVELYSDSLYRFILKNLRNEADSEDIVQNAFEILWKNIGNVMMEKAKSFLFSVAHKNMIDFIRKNNRIEHAEEFAEDAAISYAKPASELKDLLNYGLNMLSEIQKSVLLLRDYEGYAYDEIATITELSESQVKVYIYRARQKMQQFLVGHDKILQ; encoded by the coding sequence ATGACAACTAAAGAGTACAATAATTGCGTAGAACTTTACTCGGATAGCCTGTACAGATTTATTCTGAAAAACCTTCGTAATGAAGCGGACTCTGAAGACATCGTACAGAATGCTTTTGAAATTCTATGGAAAAACATAGGTAATGTGATGATGGAAAAAGCCAAATCTTTTCTGTTCAGTGTAGCGCATAAGAATATGATTGACTTTATTCGAAAAAACAACCGTATTGAACATGCAGAAGAATTTGCAGAAGATGCAGCTATTAGTTATGCAAAACCTGCCTCTGAACTGAAAGACTTGCTGAATTATGGGTTGAACATGCTCAGCGAAATTCAAAAATCGGTGCTCTTGTTGCGGGATTATGAAGGCTATGCTTATGACGAAATCGCAACGATTACTGAACTTTCCGAATCGCAGGTGAAAGTGTATATCTATCGCGCAAGACAAAAAATGCAGCAGTTTTTAGTCGGTCATGATAAAATTTTACAATAA
- a CDS encoding ABC transporter ATP-binding protein, with amino-acid sequence MEHIQQFQEKEFTGKGALWPFLSRLFTYSYRHKKIFWVFVASVMLVGITDAIYPLIWMNFLDHAIVPAVNTAVEASGKGITPVVEYSQLIYYVSLFFINAIFQVAGVYVFIRNAGFLEETVMYELRKEMFGRLQELSFSFYDKQASGWLLSRISSDTQRVTELISWGFLEVIWGITMIIACLGAMFFYNWKLALIVLLSLPVLFFISIKIRMLILHFSRKARKLNSELTASYSEHINGIEVNKVTTQEKRVSDEFNDVSDKMRTASYKAAYYTAMYFPMVILIGSTAAAFVLLAGAKMVLAVPAAITIGTLTAFFSYATQIFIPIIDISRFYALAQGSLSAGERIFSLIDEQPEITDSPDATSFEKIKGEIVFKEVTFHYHPDKPVLKNFNLHIKAGQSIALVGPTGHGKSTIANLICRFYPINSGTITIDGEDYTGKTQHSLHRQLGIVLQTPHLFEGTIRDNVKYAIPEATDEQVIYALNLVGGESFINRLDEKVESNGDNLSMGERQIISFARALIIDPRILIMDEATSSVDTLTEARIQSGIEQMIKGRTSVIIAHRLSTIKHCDRILVIKEGNIAEEGNHQTLMAKRGMYYHLYTKQLKREVTINKMEDAEEEEELTV; translated from the coding sequence ATGGAACATATCCAACAATTTCAGGAAAAAGAATTTACCGGGAAGGGCGCATTATGGCCCTTTTTATCCCGATTGTTTACTTATTCTTACAGACATAAAAAGATTTTCTGGGTTTTTGTGGCTTCGGTCATGCTGGTGGGTATTACCGATGCCATTTACCCTTTAATCTGGATGAATTTTTTAGACCATGCCATCGTTCCTGCGGTAAATACCGCTGTTGAGGCTTCAGGCAAAGGCATTACTCCTGTTGTTGAGTACAGCCAACTGATATACTATGTGTCTTTGTTTTTTATCAATGCCATATTTCAGGTTGCCGGCGTTTATGTTTTTATCCGGAATGCCGGTTTTCTTGAAGAAACCGTGATGTATGAATTGCGCAAGGAGATGTTTGGTCGTTTACAGGAATTATCTTTTTCTTTTTATGACAAACAAGCAAGCGGTTGGCTGCTTTCGAGGATTAGCTCTGATACTCAACGGGTAACCGAACTGATTTCATGGGGTTTTCTGGAGGTAATCTGGGGAATAACGATGATTATTGCCTGTCTTGGGGCTATGTTTTTCTATAATTGGAAACTTGCCCTTATTGTATTGCTCTCTTTACCTGTTTTGTTCTTTATCTCGATAAAAATCAGAATGTTGATTTTGCACTTTTCCCGAAAAGCCCGTAAACTGAACAGCGAACTAACTGCTTCGTATTCTGAGCATATCAATGGGATTGAGGTCAATAAAGTAACCACACAGGAAAAAAGAGTAAGCGATGAGTTTAACGATGTTAGCGACAAAATGCGGACTGCCTCCTATAAAGCAGCATATTATACGGCAATGTATTTTCCTATGGTCATTCTTATAGGCTCTACTGCGGCTGCTTTTGTTCTTTTGGCCGGGGCGAAAATGGTTTTAGCCGTTCCCGCTGCGATTACAATTGGAACATTAACCGCATTTTTCAGTTATGCCACCCAAATATTTATACCAATTATAGATATTTCGCGCTTTTATGCACTGGCGCAAGGCAGTTTATCGGCAGGTGAAAGGATTTTTTCACTCATTGACGAACAACCTGAAATTACCGACTCCCCCGATGCTACTTCTTTTGAAAAGATTAAAGGTGAAATCGTTTTCAAGGAGGTTACTTTTCATTACCATCCCGACAAACCGGTGTTGAAAAACTTTAACCTTCATATCAAAGCAGGACAATCTATTGCTTTGGTAGGACCTACCGGGCACGGAAAATCTACTATTGCGAATCTGATTTGCAGGTTTTATCCGATAAACAGCGGGACTATCACCATAGATGGGGAAGATTATACCGGCAAAACCCAACATAGCTTGCACCGTCAACTGGGTATTGTTTTGCAAACTCCCCACCTTTTTGAAGGCACGATTCGCGATAATGTGAAATATGCCATTCCTGAAGCAACCGATGAACAGGTAATTTATGCCTTGAACCTCGTGGGTGGTGAAAGTTTTATCAATCGCCTTGATGAAAAAGTGGAAAGTAACGGCGATAACCTCTCGATGGGTGAACGTCAAATCATCTCTTTTGCAAGAGCTTTAATTATTGACCCCCGCATTTTGATTATGGACGAAGCCACCTCATCGGTGGATACTTTAACCGAAGCCAGAATTCAAAGCGGAATTGAACAAATGATTAAAGGACGAACTTCGGTAATCATTGCTCACCGGCTTTCGACCATTAAACACTGCGACCGGATATTGGTTATCAAAGAAGGAAATATTGCTGAGGAAGGTAACCACCAAACCCTGATGGCAAAAAGGGGGATGTATTATCACCTTTATACCAAACAATTAAAACGCGAAGTAACCATCAACAAAATGGAAGACGCTGAAGAAGAAGAAGAACTGACCGTATGA
- a CDS encoding ABC transporter ATP-binding protein: MQNFYKLFSILHKWKPFYLLAAILLIISTLFRMLEPKVLQITIDGVISWYQTGNSEVTDRFGKFIFNILPDFNPANITIILIYVALIYIAIALLRSSLMFISSAIAADSTEKAIKRLRDLLFAHLQKLPMSFHITATTGELIQRCTGDVDTVKRFIGTQVVDVVLLGTVFLMSFYMMFGMNPTYAIIAICLAPVIFIQSFVFFKRESKVWEEHEAEQDKLTSIVEENLGGIRVVKAFAREDAENEKFEKQNQAKLKIGLRHIQLHAIFWPLSDFVFHLQITISILAGGYFALNQIITIGELTAFYSYIVMVSWPMRNIGRVISQMSMSLVAIERLSSIMDSPEEDYKGIDSDKVKGQVEFRNVWFKYPGSEDFVLKNVSFKVNPGQKIALMGPTGAGKSTIIALLTRFYEPDKGEILLDGINLNLYNKQFLRNRIGVVLQKPFLFSTTIKRNIAYTNPDVEDEKLIEASRAASIHEMIHIFPQGYETMVGEKGVSLSGGQKQRVTLARTLLETPDIVVLDDATSAVDTETEYDIHQALTGYTGNKTLFIIAHRVTSVHHADHILVMQKGEVAQFGTPEELLNEDGFYRQIYQVQVAIENEILN, translated from the coding sequence ATGCAAAACTTCTACAAACTTTTTTCCATTTTACATAAATGGAAACCTTTTTACCTCCTTGCGGCTATATTATTGATCATCTCCACCTTGTTCAGGATGTTGGAGCCTAAAGTGTTGCAAATCACCATTGACGGAGTGATAAGTTGGTATCAAACCGGCAACTCAGAGGTTACCGACCGTTTTGGCAAATTTATATTTAACATATTACCCGATTTTAACCCGGCAAACATCACCATTATACTGATTTATGTAGCGCTGATTTATATCGCAATTGCGCTATTGAGAAGTTCGCTCATGTTTATTTCGAGTGCTATAGCCGCCGACAGCACTGAAAAAGCCATTAAAAGGCTGAGAGATCTGCTGTTTGCCCATTTGCAAAAACTACCGATGAGTTTTCACATAACCGCTACTACCGGTGAACTTATTCAACGATGTACCGGAGATGTGGATACGGTAAAACGCTTTATCGGAACTCAGGTTGTGGATGTCGTTTTATTGGGCACGGTATTTCTCATGTCGTTTTATATGATGTTTGGCATGAATCCGACCTACGCAATCATCGCAATATGTTTGGCACCTGTTATTTTCATCCAGTCTTTTGTGTTTTTTAAACGCGAAAGTAAAGTTTGGGAGGAACACGAGGCTGAACAAGACAAATTGACCTCTATTGTTGAAGAAAACCTTGGCGGCATCAGGGTAGTAAAAGCATTTGCCCGTGAAGATGCAGAAAACGAAAAATTTGAAAAACAAAATCAGGCGAAACTAAAAATAGGATTGCGGCATATCCAGCTTCATGCCATTTTCTGGCCTTTGTCGGATTTTGTATTCCATCTTCAAATAACTATTTCCATACTTGCCGGCGGATATTTTGCTCTGAATCAAATCATCACCATTGGAGAACTGACGGCGTTCTATTCTTATATTGTCATGGTAAGTTGGCCAATGAGAAATATTGGCAGGGTTATTTCCCAGATGAGTATGTCTTTAGTAGCCATCGAACGGCTTTCAAGCATTATGGACTCACCTGAAGAAGACTATAAAGGAATTGATTCGGACAAAGTTAAAGGACAGGTTGAGTTTAGAAACGTTTGGTTCAAATATCCGGGCAGTGAAGATTTTGTTTTAAAAAACGTATCTTTCAAAGTAAACCCTGGGCAAAAAATTGCCCTTATGGGGCCAACAGGTGCCGGAAAATCAACCATCATAGCCTTGCTTACCCGATTTTATGAGCCTGATAAGGGTGAAATTTTGCTGGATGGCATCAACCTGAACCTATACAATAAACAGTTTCTCAGAAATCGCATCGGTGTTGTTTTGCAAAAGCCCTTTTTATTTTCAACCACTATTAAAAGGAATATTGCCTATACCAACCCTGATGTTGAAGATGAAAAATTGATTGAAGCCTCGAGGGCCGCCAGTATTCATGAAATGATCCACATTTTCCCGCAAGGCTACGAAACTATGGTTGGTGAAAAAGGGGTTTCACTTTCGGGCGGGCAAAAGCAACGGGTAACCCTTGCAAGAACCCTGTTAGAAACGCCTGATATTGTTGTCCTGGATGATGCAACATCTGCCGTTGATACCGAAACTGAATATGATATTCACCAAGCCCTTACAGGATATACCGGCAACAAAACTTTGTTTATCATTGCTCACCGCGTAACCTCTGTTCATCATGCCGACCATATTTTAGTGATGCAGAAAGGTGAAGTAGCCCAGTTCGGAACTCCCGAAGAACTTTTGAACGAAGATGGTTTCTATCGCCAGATTTATCAGGTACAAGTTGCCATCGAAAATGAAATTTTAAATTAA